Proteins from a genomic interval of Chryseobacterium indologenes:
- a CDS encoding D-alanine--D-alanine ligase: MGGYSDEYVVSLKSGQLIYDSLDRNLYDVYKVVILKDEWYFLDENDKKYPINRGDFSVTLDNGETLKFDVCFNIIHGTPGENGILQAYWDAIGQKYTGCGFYQSALTFNKKDTLAVLSKYGIPSAKSIYLRKGEHINVDEIISELNLPLFVKPNQSGSSLGISKVKEKSELIAATEIAFKEDDEILIESFLNGMEVSVGVIDFKGETIVLGITEIVPQNEFFDYEAKYEGASEEITPARIDEVTTKKVEEIAKRAYNSLGMSGFSRSEFILMAGVPYMLEMNTNPGFSPASILPQQAKHYGISIMDLCGNEVEKALNK, translated from the coding sequence ATGGGAGGCTATTCTGATGAATATGTAGTTTCTTTAAAAAGCGGACAATTGATCTATGATTCCTTAGACAGAAATCTGTATGATGTATATAAAGTAGTAATCCTTAAAGATGAATGGTATTTTTTAGACGAAAATGATAAAAAGTATCCCATCAACAGGGGTGATTTTTCAGTTACCTTAGATAATGGTGAAACATTGAAGTTTGATGTATGTTTCAACATCATCCACGGAACGCCCGGTGAAAATGGGATACTGCAGGCATATTGGGATGCAATAGGTCAGAAATACACAGGTTGCGGTTTTTACCAGAGTGCCCTTACTTTCAATAAAAAAGATACCCTTGCTGTATTGTCCAAATATGGAATCCCTTCTGCGAAAAGCATTTATCTGAGAAAAGGAGAGCACATTAACGTTGATGAGATCATTTCAGAATTAAATCTTCCTCTTTTTGTAAAACCTAACCAATCCGGTTCATCACTCGGAATTTCCAAAGTAAAAGAAAAGTCAGAACTGATTGCTGCTACGGAAATTGCTTTTAAAGAAGATGATGAAATCCTTATTGAAAGTTTCCTGAACGGTATGGAAGTTTCTGTAGGAGTGATCGATTTTAAAGGAGAAACAATTGTTTTGGGAATCACTGAAATTGTTCCTCAGAATGAATTCTTTGATTACGAAGCAAAATATGAAGGAGCATCTGAAGAAATTACACCGGCCAGAATTGATGAAGTAACGACAAAAAAAGTAGAAGAAATCGCGAAAAGAGCTTACAACTCACTGGGAATGAGCGGATTTTCAAGAAGCGAATTTATCCTGATGGCCGGAGTTCCTTATATGCTTGAAATGAATACTAACCCGGGATTCTCTCCTGCCAGCATTCTTCCTCAGCAAGCAAAACATTATGGAATTTCTATCATGGATCTTTGTGGAAATGAAGTTGAAAAAGCACTTAATAAATAA
- a CDS encoding PASTA domain-containing protein yields the protein MLKSLFNWKVLLNLVIAIGVFVGLVWLTFRWLEYHTNHGQEIPVPNVVNKSVHDAVKILDDTGLEYEVDSANYDPKYRPFQVLQIYPAPGSRVKDGRTVRLKVNPRTWAQIAVPDVINKYSGLAFQRLDQVGLKIGDTIYEPSIQKDALLRILYKGNAVNPGARLPRFSVIDVVVGSGPMRNISIPNVVGLSVKEARAVIAKSMFEVGLVEHEDGNKDESDIIYYQDPASGDVRDQGMQIDLWASKRTPAELRAKVEQLNSIYRMKVDTSLPPVQYEEVRSEPSYVPPVAPPPAPKRETPKAEPVKTETPKAQTTSPKPAGSTSDKPKATGNSQTSGTAHKPASTATKEPAEKPKAKKVVVE from the coding sequence ATGCTTAAATCACTTTTCAATTGGAAAGTTTTACTGAATTTAGTAATAGCCATCGGCGTTTTCGTGGGTCTGGTATGGCTTACATTTCGTTGGTTGGAATATCATACTAACCACGGTCAGGAAATTCCTGTTCCCAATGTAGTCAATAAATCTGTACATGATGCAGTTAAAATATTAGATGATACAGGACTGGAGTATGAAGTAGATAGTGCGAATTATGATCCTAAATACAGACCATTTCAGGTTCTGCAGATTTATCCTGCCCCGGGATCCCGTGTAAAAGACGGAAGAACAGTTCGTTTAAAAGTAAATCCGAGAACATGGGCTCAGATCGCTGTACCGGATGTAATCAATAAATATTCAGGGTTGGCGTTCCAGAGATTAGACCAGGTTGGTCTTAAAATCGGAGATACTATTTATGAACCGAGTATTCAGAAAGATGCCCTTCTAAGAATTTTATATAAAGGAAATGCAGTAAATCCGGGAGCACGTTTACCGAGGTTTTCTGTGATCGATGTAGTAGTAGGATCCGGTCCTATGAGAAATATTTCAATTCCTAACGTAGTAGGGCTTTCGGTAAAAGAAGCCAGAGCCGTTATTGCCAAAAGTATGTTTGAAGTAGGGTTGGTAGAGCATGAAGACGGGAATAAAGATGAGTCTGATATTATTTATTACCAGGATCCAGCCTCAGGAGATGTCCGTGATCAGGGAATGCAGATTGATCTTTGGGCAAGTAAGAGAACCCCGGCAGAGCTTAGAGCCAAGGTGGAGCAGTTGAATTCTATCTATCGTATGAAAGTAGATACTTCTCTGCCACCGGTACAATACGAAGAAGTTCGTTCCGAGCCGAGCTATGTACCACCGGTAGCTCCGCCACCTGCCCCTAAGAGAGAGACCCCTAAGGCAGAACCTGTAAAAACAGAGACTCCAAAGGCTCAGACTACAAGCCCGAAACCGGCTGGTTCAACTTCGGATAAGCCTAAAGCTACCGGAAACAGTCAGACTTCAGGAACTGCACATAAACCTGCTTCTACAGCTACAAAAGAGCCGGCAGAAAAACCAAAAGCGAAAAAAGTAGTCGTAGAGTAA
- a CDS encoding trimeric intracellular cation channel family protein, with the protein MHEQFNFAIEVLGTIAFSMSGSFAAMQKRLDPFGVLIIAFVTSVGGGTVRDLLLDIPVFWMHDLLMCILILVTSIFSMVFKSLEKNFKVTLFIFDSFGLGLFTIIGIQKGLNVGIHPLICIGLGTITGCFGGIIRDILLNRIPLIFRKEIYATACIVGGAAFLLMTKYTSLSYTFIQIFTILLIVGIRTLAVKYHWQMPKFYGYDQTSEM; encoded by the coding sequence ATGCACGAACAGTTCAATTTCGCGATAGAAGTCCTCGGAACTATTGCCTTCTCCATGTCCGGAAGTTTTGCAGCCATGCAGAAGCGGCTCGATCCGTTTGGGGTGCTTATTATTGCCTTTGTGACTTCTGTAGGAGGAGGAACTGTAAGAGATCTTTTACTTGATATCCCAGTATTCTGGATGCATGATCTCCTCATGTGCATTTTAATCTTGGTGACCAGTATCTTTTCCATGGTATTTAAATCACTGGAAAAAAACTTTAAGGTTACCTTATTCATTTTCGACAGTTTCGGACTTGGCCTGTTTACCATTATCGGGATCCAGAAAGGATTGAATGTAGGCATACATCCGCTCATCTGTATTGGCTTGGGAACCATTACCGGATGTTTCGGAGGGATTATCCGCGATATTCTGCTCAACCGGATTCCTCTTATTTTCAGAAAAGAAATTTATGCTACAGCCTGTATTGTAGGAGGTGCAGCATTTTTACTGATGACCAAATACACATCTTTATCCTATACTTTCATTCAGATTTTTACAATTTTACTGATTGTAGGGATAAGAACTTTAGCCGTAAAATATCACTGGCAGATGCCAAAGTTTTACGGATATGATCAGACTTCTGAAATGTAG